In Jejubacter calystegiae, the following are encoded in one genomic region:
- a CDS encoding GntR family transcriptional regulator, protein MQVDKESFTPLYKQLFYIICQQIQSGTWALGQQLPTQKEIARLYNVSLIVVKQAWNELVSAGFITSQRGSGSVVSAVPDGVSYGHTFRGITRDLQDANIPVENQILEISPRHARDALAHGLSLPPHHQFLYISRVRSLKGRPFNHEHIYLDTTFFPQLTLNADDLRHESLYALLGVHSDSAIEKVDAILPTAALCDSLGISAQKPLLSVARQTFQAGQERPFEYCRYYVLSDYFGEIYYH, encoded by the coding sequence GTGCAGGTTGATAAGGAAAGTTTCACGCCACTCTACAAGCAGTTGTTTTACATTATCTGCCAGCAAATCCAGAGCGGGACCTGGGCGCTGGGTCAGCAGCTTCCGACTCAAAAAGAGATTGCCCGCCTTTACAATGTTTCGCTGATTGTCGTTAAGCAGGCGTGGAATGAGCTGGTCAGCGCCGGTTTTATTACCTCCCAACGCGGCAGCGGCTCGGTGGTGAGTGCGGTGCCGGACGGAGTGAGCTATGGTCATACCTTCCGGGGGATTACCCGCGACCTCCAGGATGCCAATATCCCGGTGGAAAACCAGATTCTGGAGATATCACCTCGCCATGCGCGTGATGCGCTGGCACACGGACTGAGCCTGCCTCCCCATCATCAGTTCCTCTATATTTCCCGGGTGCGCAGTCTGAAAGGGCGGCCTTTCAATCATGAGCATATCTATCTTGATACGACCTTTTTCCCGCAGCTAACGCTCAATGCTGACGATCTGCGGCACGAGTCGCTGTATGCGTTGCTTGGCGTGCATAGCGATTCGGCTATCGAAAAAGTGGATGCCATTCTGCCCACGGCCGCGCTGTGTGACAGTCTGGGGATTTCGGCGCAGAAGCCGCTGCTGTCGGTGGCGCGCCAGACCTTTCAGGCCGGGCAGGAGCGCCCCTTTGAGTATTGCCGCTACTACGTACTGTCAGACTATTTTGGCGAAATCTATTACCACTGA
- a CDS encoding SLC13 family permease — translation MSELLTHPLFWPTLVITVTLILWATSALPEFLTALLFFAVAMMGHIVPAQTLFSGFASSAFWLVFSGFVLGVAIRKTGLADRAAAVISARLTGSWWQLVASVVLLSYALAFVMPSNMGRIALLMPVVGAMAKRVGIMEGSRGWFGLALAVGFGTFQLSATILPANVPNLVMSGATEGAYGIHLNYLPYLLLHTPVLGILKGIVLIALISWLFPGTPQLPREPMQSEPFSMAEKRLAVLLAIVLGLWVSESWHGIGPAWIGLAAACVTLLPRVGFINGEEFAKGVNMRTCIYVAGILGLAAAVTQSGLGDAVGAWLMEVMPLDPGRPFTSFAALTGITTALNFIMTANGVPALYTTLAQSFSGATGFPLLSVIMIQVLGYSTPLLPYQASPIVVAMALGRVPARQGIKLCLALALVTFLVLLPLNYGWFLVLHQL, via the coding sequence ATGTCTGAATTACTGACCCATCCGCTGTTCTGGCCGACCCTGGTGATTACCGTTACGTTGATTCTGTGGGCAACGTCGGCGCTGCCGGAGTTCCTGACGGCGCTGCTGTTTTTTGCCGTCGCTATGATGGGTCATATCGTGCCTGCGCAAACGCTGTTTAGCGGTTTTGCCTCCTCTGCGTTCTGGCTGGTGTTTAGCGGATTTGTACTGGGGGTCGCCATTCGCAAGACCGGGCTGGCCGACCGGGCCGCCGCCGTGATTTCGGCGCGCCTGACCGGCAGCTGGTGGCAACTGGTGGCGAGCGTGGTATTGCTGAGTTATGCGCTGGCTTTTGTGATGCCTTCCAATATGGGGCGTATCGCGCTGCTGATGCCGGTGGTGGGCGCTATGGCGAAGCGGGTAGGGATTATGGAAGGCAGTCGCGGCTGGTTTGGTCTGGCGCTGGCGGTAGGGTTTGGTACTTTCCAACTTTCCGCCACCATCTTGCCTGCCAATGTGCCCAACCTGGTGATGAGCGGGGCGACGGAAGGCGCCTACGGCATCCATCTGAACTATCTGCCTTATCTGTTGCTGCACACCCCTGTGCTGGGCATCCTGAAGGGGATCGTATTAATCGCCCTGATTAGCTGGTTGTTTCCGGGCACACCGCAGCTTCCCCGTGAACCGATGCAGTCAGAGCCCTTTAGCATGGCGGAAAAGCGCTTAGCCGTGCTGCTGGCGATAGTTCTGGGACTATGGGTGAGCGAAAGCTGGCACGGCATCGGCCCGGCATGGATTGGGCTGGCTGCCGCCTGTGTGACCCTGCTACCACGGGTAGGTTTTATTAACGGTGAGGAGTTTGCCAAAGGCGTGAATATGCGCACCTGCATCTACGTGGCGGGCATTCTGGGGCTGGCAGCGGCGGTAACGCAAAGCGGACTGGGAGATGCGGTTGGCGCCTGGTTGATGGAGGTGATGCCGCTGGATCCCGGGCGGCCCTTTACCAGCTTCGCGGCGCTAACCGGGATCACCACGGCGCTGAATTTTATTATGACCGCCAACGGTGTACCGGCGCTGTACACTACGCTTGCCCAGAGCTTTTCCGGCGCAACCGGCTTTCCGTTGCTGTCGGTGATTATGATTCAGGTGCTGGGTTATTCCACGCCGCTGCTGCCGTATCAGGCATCGCCCATTGTGGTGGCGATGGCGCTGGGCAGAGTCCCGGCGCGTCAGGGCATCAAGCTTTGTCTGGCGCTGGCGCTGGTGACTTTCCTTGTTCTGCTGCCGCTCAATTACGGCTGGTTTCTGGTGTTGCACCAGCTATAA
- the tpiA gene encoding triose-phosphate isomerase, giving the protein MRHPLVMGNWKLNGSRHMVNELVTNLRKELSAVDGCGVAIAPPDLYLDMARNVAGGSHIQLGAQNVDVNLSGAFTGETSAEMLKDVGAKYIIIGHSERRTYHKESDEFIAKKFAVLKEQGLTPVLCIGETEAENEAGKTEEVCARQIDAVLKTQGAAAFEGVVIAYEPVWAIGTGKSATPAQAQAVHKFIRDHIAKADAKVAEQVIIQYGGSVNDKNAAELFSQPDIDGALVGGASLKADAFATIVKAAAAAKKA; this is encoded by the coding sequence ATGCGACATCCATTAGTGATGGGTAACTGGAAACTGAACGGCAGCCGCCATATGGTTAACGAGCTTGTCACCAACCTGCGCAAAGAGCTGTCGGCCGTAGACGGTTGCGGCGTTGCCATCGCGCCGCCGGATCTGTATCTGGATATGGCCCGCAATGTCGCTGGCGGCAGCCACATTCAGCTCGGCGCCCAGAACGTCGACGTTAACCTCTCCGGCGCCTTCACCGGTGAAACCTCCGCCGAAATGCTGAAAGATGTCGGCGCGAAGTACATCATTATCGGCCACTCCGAGCGTCGTACTTATCACAAAGAATCCGATGAGTTTATCGCCAAAAAATTTGCGGTACTGAAAGAACAGGGTCTGACCCCGGTTCTGTGCATCGGCGAAACCGAAGCAGAAAATGAAGCGGGTAAAACCGAAGAAGTCTGCGCTCGCCAGATCGACGCCGTGCTGAAAACCCAGGGCGCCGCTGCCTTTGAAGGCGTGGTTATCGCTTATGAGCCGGTATGGGCCATCGGCACCGGCAAATCCGCTACCCCGGCTCAGGCTCAGGCGGTACACAAATTTATTCGCGATCACATCGCGAAAGCCGACGCGAAAGTGGCCGAGCAGGTCATCATTCAGTACGGCGGTTCCGTTAACGATAAGAACGCCGCAGAACTGTTCAGCCAGCCGGATATCGACGGCGCGCTGGTCGGCGGTGCTTCTCTGAAAGCCGACGCTTTCGCGACCATCGTTAAAGCCGCGGCAGCAGCGAAAAAAGCCTGA
- a CDS encoding DUF1454 family protein, giving the protein MMNIRTFTFLLIALFPAVSLADEPAASPGPVAPYLLPGAPAFELNITQFREKFNQENPSLKINEFRAIDSAPDAARVTRAASKINENLYASSALERGTLKIKSMQITWLPIQGPEQKAAKEKAKVWMSAVLRVFTPGITPQQSRSRLDRLLKEGKDKIYYAWSEGAVRYVVADNGEKGLTFAVEPIKLTLSGETIAQ; this is encoded by the coding sequence ATGATGAACATCCGTACCTTCACCTTTCTGCTTATAGCCCTGTTTCCGGCCGTCAGTCTGGCTGACGAGCCTGCGGCTTCTCCCGGACCGGTCGCCCCTTATCTACTGCCGGGCGCCCCCGCGTTCGAACTGAATATCACCCAGTTCCGGGAAAAATTTAATCAGGAAAACCCCTCGCTTAAGATCAACGAGTTCCGCGCCATCGACAGCGCGCCAGATGCCGCCCGGGTGACCCGGGCCGCCAGTAAGATCAACGAAAATCTCTATGCCTCCAGCGCCCTGGAGCGAGGTACCCTGAAAATCAAAAGTATGCAGATTACCTGGCTACCCATTCAGGGCCCCGAACAAAAGGCAGCAAAAGAGAAGGCAAAGGTCTGGATGAGCGCGGTGTTGCGGGTCTTTACCCCTGGTATTACTCCACAGCAGAGCCGGTCCCGTCTGGACAGGCTGCTCAAAGAAGGGAAAGACAAAATCTACTATGCATGGAGTGAAGGCGCCGTGCGCTATGTTGTCGCGGACAACGGCGAAAAAGGGCTAACTTTCGCCGTTGAACCGATTAAGCTTACGCTATCCGGTGAGACAATCGCGCAATAA
- a CDS encoding DUF805 domain-containing protein — translation MTIQQWLFSVKGRIGRREFWIWMAIWLCAMALLFTLAGSDWLSLQSAAFILVCLLWPTAAVVVKRLHDRGKSGAWALLLILSWMLMAGNWEMLAGIWQWALGRFMPTLIMVMMLIELGAFEGKPGGNKYGDEARPVKFR, via the coding sequence ATGACCATACAGCAGTGGCTGTTTTCTGTTAAGGGGCGTATTGGGCGCCGGGAGTTCTGGATCTGGATGGCGATATGGCTGTGCGCCATGGCGCTGCTGTTTACGCTGGCAGGCAGCGACTGGCTCAGCCTGCAGAGTGCCGCCTTTATTCTGGTTTGTCTGCTGTGGCCTACTGCTGCCGTGGTGGTGAAACGTTTGCACGATCGAGGGAAGTCCGGCGCCTGGGCGCTGCTGTTGATTCTGTCCTGGATGCTGATGGCCGGGAACTGGGAGATGCTGGCCGGTATCTGGCAGTGGGCGCTGGGGCGCTTTATGCCTACGCTGATTATGGTAATGATGCTGATAGAACTGGGCGCTTTTGAGGGAAAACCGGGCGGGAACAAGTACGGCGATGAAGCCCGCCCGGTAAAGTTTCGCTAA
- the fpr gene encoding ferredoxin--NADP(+) reductase has translation MADWITGKVTKIQHWTDALFSLTVHAPIAPFTAGQFTKLGLEIDGERVQRAYSYVNAPASPDLEFYLVEVPEGKLSPRLHAMKPGDEILLVKDGAGFFVLEEVPDCQTLWMLSTGTAIGPYLSILQQGDYLARFQEIVLVHAVRYADDLSYLPLMQELEARYEGKLRIQTVISREIAPGALHGRIPALINSGELEASVGLSMTPGTSHVMLCGNPQMVRDTTQLLKETRQMAKHLRRRPGHITAELYW, from the coding sequence ATGGCAGATTGGATTACCGGTAAGGTCACAAAAATCCAGCACTGGACGGACGCGCTTTTCAGTCTGACCGTCCATGCCCCCATCGCCCCCTTTACCGCGGGGCAGTTCACCAAGCTGGGACTGGAAATTGACGGCGAGCGGGTGCAGCGCGCCTACTCATACGTGAATGCGCCCGCCAGCCCGGATCTGGAATTTTACCTGGTGGAAGTGCCGGAAGGTAAGCTGAGCCCACGCCTGCACGCGATGAAGCCCGGCGATGAGATCCTGCTGGTAAAGGACGGCGCGGGATTCTTCGTGCTGGAGGAAGTGCCCGACTGTCAAACCCTGTGGATGCTTTCAACGGGCACCGCTATCGGCCCCTATCTTTCCATTCTGCAACAGGGTGACTATCTGGCGCGCTTCCAGGAGATCGTGCTGGTACACGCCGTGCGTTACGCAGACGATCTCAGCTATCTGCCACTGATGCAGGAACTGGAGGCGCGCTATGAAGGCAAATTGCGTATCCAGACAGTCATCAGCCGCGAAATCGCCCCCGGGGCGCTCCACGGCCGTATTCCGGCATTGATTAACAGCGGCGAGCTGGAAGCCAGCGTCGGCCTTAGCATGACGCCCGGGACCAGCCACGTCATGCTGTGCGGCAATCCGCAAATGGTGCGCGACACCACCCAGCTTCTGAAAGAGACGCGCCAGATGGCCAAACATCTGCGTCGTCGCCCCGGCCATATCACCGCCGAACTCTACTGGTAG
- the glpX gene encoding class II fructose-bisphosphatase, translating to MRRELAIEFSRVTEAAALAGYKWLGRGDKNTADGAAVNAMRIMLNQVNINGTIVIGEGEIDEAPMLYIGEQVGTGQGDAVDIAVDPIEGTRMTAMGQANALAVLAVGDEGCFLNAPDMYMEKLIVGPGAHGAIDLNLPLTENLKRIAAALDKPLSELTVTILAKPRHDAAIKALQELGVRVFAIPDGDVAASILTCMPDSEVDVLYGIGGAPEGVVSAAVIRALDGDMQGRLLARHEVKGDSEENRRIGEQEIARCQQMGITPGKVLKLDEMARSDNVIFSATGITKGDLLDGITRKGNMATTETLLIRGKSRTIRRIKSIHYLDRKDPGVQEHIL from the coding sequence ATGAGACGAGAACTTGCCATCGAATTTTCCCGCGTGACCGAAGCCGCCGCTCTGGCCGGCTACAAGTGGCTGGGTCGCGGCGATAAAAACACCGCGGACGGCGCAGCGGTCAATGCCATGCGCATTATGCTCAACCAGGTCAATATCAACGGCACTATCGTGATCGGCGAAGGCGAGATCGATGAAGCCCCCATGCTCTACATCGGCGAGCAGGTCGGTACCGGTCAGGGCGATGCGGTGGATATCGCCGTGGATCCTATCGAAGGCACCCGCATGACCGCTATGGGGCAGGCTAACGCGCTGGCCGTACTGGCGGTAGGCGACGAAGGCTGCTTCCTGAACGCGCCGGATATGTACATGGAAAAGCTGATCGTCGGACCGGGGGCCCACGGCGCCATCGATCTGAATCTGCCGCTGACGGAAAACCTGAAGCGTATCGCCGCCGCTCTCGATAAACCGCTGTCGGAACTGACCGTCACTATTCTCGCCAAACCGCGCCATGACGCGGCCATCAAAGCATTACAGGAACTGGGTGTGCGGGTCTTCGCGATTCCGGACGGCGACGTGGCAGCCTCTATTCTGACCTGTATGCCGGATAGCGAAGTGGACGTGCTTTACGGCATTGGCGGCGCGCCGGAAGGGGTGGTTTCCGCTGCCGTGATCCGCGCGCTGGATGGCGATATGCAGGGACGCCTGCTGGCCCGTCATGAGGTCAAAGGCGACAGCGAAGAGAACCGCCGTATCGGCGAACAGGAAATAGCCCGCTGTCAGCAAATGGGCATTACGCCCGGTAAAGTGCTGAAGCTGGATGAAATGGCGCGCAGCGATAACGTCATCTTCTCCGCCACCGGCATTACCAAAGGCGATCTGCTGGACGGTATCACCCGCAAGGGCAATATGGCCACCACAGAAACCCTGCTGATCCGCGGTAAATCCCGCACCATTCGCCGCATAAAATCCATCCACTATCTGGACCGCAAAGACCCCGGCGTGCAGGAACATATCCTGTAA
- the glpK gene encoding glycerol kinase GlpK: MTKKYIVALDQGTTSSRTVILDHDANIISASQREFQQIYPKAGWVEHDPMEIWASQSSTLTEALSRADINSDQIAAIGITNQRETVVVWDRETGKPIYNAIVWQCRRTAEICEQLKRDGMAEYVRHTTGLIIDPYFSGTKVKWILDHVEGARDRARRGELLFGTIDTWLIWKMTQGRVHVTDYTNASRTMMFNIHELDWDDRMLEALDIPRAMLPQVRKSSEVYGQTNIGGKGGTRIPIAGIAGDQQAALFGQLCVKSGMAKNTYGTGCFMLMNTGEQAVTSEHGLLTTIACGPKGEVNYALEGAVFMAGASIQWLRDEMKLIGDAADSEYFATKVDDTNGVYVVPAFTGLGAPYWDPYARGAILGLTRGVNANHIIRATLESIAFQTRDVLEAMQADAGTRLRSLRVDGGAVANNFLMQFQADILGTPVERPEVREVTALGAAYLAGLAVGYWQNLDELHEKATIEREFRPGLETVERNYHYAGWKKAVQRSLDWEDHEKR; this comes from the coding sequence ATGACTAAAAAATATATCGTTGCCCTTGACCAGGGGACCACCAGCTCACGGACCGTTATCCTGGATCACGATGCCAATATCATCAGCGCGTCCCAGCGCGAGTTCCAGCAAATCTACCCCAAAGCAGGCTGGGTGGAGCACGACCCGATGGAGATCTGGGCCAGCCAGAGCTCCACGCTGACCGAAGCACTCTCCCGGGCGGATATCAATTCTGACCAGATAGCCGCCATCGGCATCACCAACCAGCGCGAAACCGTGGTGGTCTGGGATCGGGAAACCGGCAAGCCCATTTATAACGCCATCGTCTGGCAGTGCCGCCGCACCGCGGAAATCTGCGAGCAGCTTAAGCGTGATGGTATGGCAGAATACGTACGCCACACCACGGGTCTTATCATCGACCCTTACTTTTCCGGCACCAAGGTAAAGTGGATCCTCGATCATGTGGAAGGCGCTCGTGACCGTGCCCGCCGTGGCGAGCTGCTATTCGGCACCATTGATACCTGGCTTATCTGGAAGATGACCCAGGGGCGGGTCCACGTCACGGATTACACCAACGCTTCCCGCACCATGATGTTCAACATCCACGAGCTGGACTGGGACGATCGCATGCTGGAAGCGCTGGATATTCCGCGCGCCATGCTGCCCCAGGTACGTAAATCTTCGGAAGTCTATGGTCAGACCAACATCGGCGGTAAAGGTGGTACCCGTATTCCTATCGCCGGCATCGCCGGAGACCAGCAGGCCGCGCTGTTCGGTCAACTGTGTGTGAAAAGCGGTATGGCGAAGAACACCTACGGCACTGGCTGCTTTATGCTGATGAATACCGGCGAGCAGGCCGTTACCTCTGAGCACGGATTGCTGACCACCATCGCCTGCGGACCAAAGGGCGAGGTCAACTACGCGCTGGAAGGAGCTGTCTTTATGGCTGGCGCCTCCATTCAGTGGCTGCGCGACGAAATGAAGCTGATTGGCGACGCCGCCGATTCCGAATATTTCGCCACCAAGGTCGACGACACCAACGGCGTCTATGTGGTGCCGGCCTTTACCGGTCTGGGCGCCCCTTACTGGGACCCTTACGCCCGTGGCGCCATCCTGGGGCTGACCCGCGGTGTTAACGCCAACCACATTATCCGCGCCACTCTGGAGTCCATCGCCTTCCAGACCCGGGACGTGCTGGAAGCGATGCAGGCCGACGCGGGTACCCGTCTGCGCTCGCTGCGTGTCGACGGCGGCGCGGTGGCCAACAACTTCCTGATGCAGTTCCAGGCCGATATTCTGGGTACCCCGGTAGAGCGCCCGGAAGTGCGCGAGGTGACCGCCCTGGGCGCCGCCTACCTGGCCGGGCTGGCTGTGGGCTACTGGCAGAATCTGGATGAACTGCATGAAAAAGCCACCATAGAGCGCGAATTCCGCCCCGGCCTGGAAACCGTAGAGCGTAACTACCACTATGCAGGCTGGAAGAAGGCCGTACAGCGCTCGCTGGACTGGGAAGACCACGAGAAACGCTAA
- a CDS encoding MIP/aquaporin family protein, which produces MSQTSTLKGQCIAEFLGTGLLIFFGVGCVAGLKIAGASFGQWEISIIWGLGVAMAIYLTAGVSGAHLNPAVTIALCLFAGFDSRKVVPYIIAQFLGAFCAAALVYGLYYNLFFDYEQTHQMVRGSVQSLELAGIFSTYPNSHINFWQAFAVEVTITAVLMGLILALNDDDNGLPRGPLAPLLIGLLIALLGASMGPLTGFAMNPARDIGPKALAWLAGWGDVAFTGGLSIPYFLVPLLAPVVGALLGAFVYRKGVANYLPANMKPQTGTKRAADVTKHHNAPL; this is translated from the coding sequence ATGAGTCAAACATCTACCTTAAAAGGCCAGTGCATCGCGGAGTTTCTGGGCACCGGGCTGCTTATCTTCTTCGGCGTAGGCTGCGTCGCCGGGCTTAAAATCGCCGGCGCCAGCTTCGGCCAGTGGGAAATCAGCATCATCTGGGGTCTGGGCGTGGCGATGGCCATCTATCTGACCGCCGGCGTTTCCGGTGCCCATCTGAACCCTGCGGTCACTATTGCCCTGTGTCTGTTCGCCGGTTTCGACAGCCGTAAGGTTGTCCCCTACATTATCGCCCAGTTCCTCGGCGCATTCTGTGCCGCCGCCCTGGTTTACGGGCTCTACTACAACCTGTTTTTCGATTACGAGCAGACGCACCAAATGGTGCGCGGCAGTGTCCAGAGTCTGGAGCTGGCCGGTATTTTCTCGACATACCCGAACTCCCATATTAACTTCTGGCAGGCCTTCGCCGTAGAGGTGACCATTACCGCCGTGTTGATGGGGCTGATTCTGGCGCTGAATGACGATGACAACGGTCTGCCTCGCGGCCCGCTGGCGCCGTTGTTAATTGGCCTGTTGATCGCCCTACTCGGCGCCTCGATGGGGCCGCTGACCGGCTTCGCCATGAACCCGGCCCGTGATATCGGTCCAAAGGCGCTGGCCTGGCTGGCAGGCTGGGGTGACGTCGCCTTTACCGGCGGGTTGTCCATCCCCTACTTCCTGGTGCCGCTTTTAGCGCCTGTGGTTGGGGCACTGCTGGGCGCATTTGTCTATCGTAAAGGTGTGGCAAACTATCTGCCGGCGAATATGAAGCCCCAGACCGGGACCAAACGCGCCGCGGACGTCACTAAGCACCACAATGCACCGCTGTAA
- the zapB gene encoding septal ring assembly protein ZapB codes for MTMSFEVFEKLEAKVQQAIDTITLLQMEIEELKEKNSSLSQEVQQAQGNREALEQENAQLKEQQTVWQDRLQSLLGKMEEVN; via the coding sequence TTGACGATGTCATTTGAAGTGTTTGAGAAACTGGAAGCGAAGGTTCAGCAGGCGATTGATACCATCACCCTGCTGCAAATGGAAATCGAAGAGCTGAAAGAGAAAAACAGCAGCCTTTCTCAGGAAGTTCAGCAGGCCCAGGGCAACCGTGAAGCGCTGGAACAGGAAAACGCGCAGCTGAAAGAACAGCAGACCGTCTGGCAGGACCGCCTGCAGTCGCTGCTGGGCAAAATGGAAGAAGTGAACTGA
- the rraA gene encoding ribonuclease E activity regulator RraA has translation MKYDTSELCDIYQEDVNVVEPLFSNFGGRASFGGQIITVKCFEDNGLLYDLLEENGRGRVLVIDGGGSVRRALIDADLARLAVQNEWEGIVCYGAVRQVDDLEELDIGIQAMAAIPVGAAGEGTGESDLRVNFGGVTFFSGDHLYADNTGIILSEDPLDIE, from the coding sequence ATGAAATACGATACTTCCGAGCTTTGCGACATCTACCAGGAAGATGTCAACGTCGTTGAACCCCTGTTCTCCAATTTTGGTGGGCGGGCGTCGTTTGGCGGACAGATCATCACGGTAAAATGTTTTGAAGACAATGGGCTGCTGTACGACCTGCTCGAAGAAAACGGTCGTGGCCGCGTGCTGGTTATTGACGGCGGCGGCTCAGTACGTCGTGCGCTGATTGATGCCGATCTGGCGCGTCTGGCGGTTCAAAACGAGTGGGAAGGTATTGTTTGCTATGGCGCGGTACGCCAGGTAGACGATCTGGAAGAGCTGGATATCGGTATCCAGGCCATGGCGGCTATTCCGGTCGGCGCCGCAGGTGAAGGCACTGGCGAAAGCGATCTGCGCGTCAATTTTGGCGGAGTAACCTTCTTTTCTGGCGACCACCTCTATGCCGACAACACCGGCATCATCCTTTCGGAAGATCCGCTGGATATCGAATAA
- the menA gene encoding 1,4-dihydroxy-2-naphthoate polyprenyltransferase has translation MTEPQPISRTRAWLESLRPRTLPLAFASIVVGASLAWWQGVFDPAVTLLALLTAGLLQILSNLANDYGDAEKGSDKPDRIGPLRGMQKGVITQQQMKVALIITVVLICLSGLALVSVACHSLADVLGFLLLGLLSIIAAITYTVGTRPYGYMGLGDISVLIFFGWLSVVGSWYLQSHSLTFSVFLPATASGLLATAVLNINNLRDIDSDRENGKNTLAVRLGPVLARRYHAGLLMGALLCLALFNLLWLHSLWGWLFVLAAPLLIRQARYVIRERDPVAIRPMLERTVKGALLTNLLFALGVILSQVPALH, from the coding sequence ATGACCGAACCTCAACCGATAAGCCGTACCCGCGCCTGGCTGGAAAGTCTGCGCCCGCGCACTCTTCCCCTGGCCTTCGCCTCTATTGTCGTGGGCGCCTCCCTGGCCTGGTGGCAGGGCGTTTTCGATCCTGCCGTGACCCTGCTGGCGCTACTGACCGCAGGGCTGCTGCAGATCCTTTCCAACCTTGCTAACGATTATGGCGACGCGGAAAAAGGCAGCGACAAACCGGATCGTATCGGGCCGCTGCGCGGTATGCAAAAAGGCGTTATCACCCAGCAGCAGATGAAAGTCGCGCTAATCATTACCGTAGTGCTGATCTGTCTGTCAGGTCTGGCGCTGGTAAGCGTAGCCTGCCACAGTCTGGCGGACGTGCTGGGCTTCCTGTTGTTGGGTCTGTTGTCGATTATCGCCGCCATTACCTACACTGTAGGCACCCGACCCTATGGCTATATGGGGCTGGGCGATATTTCGGTGCTGATTTTCTTTGGCTGGCTGAGCGTAGTGGGAAGCTGGTATCTGCAGTCCCACTCGCTGACCTTCTCTGTCTTCCTGCCCGCCACAGCCAGCGGCCTGTTGGCAACCGCTGTGCTCAATATCAATAATCTGCGCGATATCGACAGCGATCGGGAAAACGGTAAGAACACCCTGGCCGTCAGGCTGGGGCCGGTACTGGCGCGTCGTTACCACGCCGGGCTACTGATGGGCGCCCTGCTCTGCCTGGCGCTGTTCAATCTGCTGTGGCTGCACAGCCTGTGGGGCTGGCTGTTCGTGCTGGCGGCGCCGCTACTTATCCGTCAGGCGCGCTATGTTATCCGCGAGCGGGATCCGGTGGCTATTCGTCCGATGCTGGAGCGCACGGTGAAAGGTGCGCTGTTAACAAATCTGCTGTTTGCGCTTGGTGTGATACTGAGCCAGGTCCCGGCTCTCCATTGA